A section of the Bacillus sp. SM2101 genome encodes:
- a CDS encoding DUF4870 domain-containing protein, with the protein MDINKLLSSLSYFSVFFAPFLFPIVAYFVTESNEVKSHAKSAFVSHLLPFVSIILAIIIAFIDIFSGGVAFTTVFWPIVIIIIVNVGVVIWNIIRGIQVLIQ; encoded by the coding sequence GTGGATATAAATAAATTATTGTCTTCATTAAGTTATTTCAGCGTGTTTTTTGCACCATTTTTATTTCCGATTGTTGCATATTTTGTAACTGAAAGTAATGAAGTTAAATCACATGCGAAGAGTGCTTTTGTTTCACACCTATTACCGTTTGTATCTATCATACTTGCTATCATTATTGCATTTATAGATATATTTTCTGGAGGTGTAGCTTTTACAACAGTATTTTGGCCAATAGTCATCATTATCATTGTAAATGTAGGAGTAGTTATTTGGAATATTATTAGAGGCATCCAAGTACTGATTCAATAA